One window from the genome of Rhodopseudomonas sp. P2A-2r encodes:
- a CDS encoding PepSY domain-containing protein: MKNIMCKAMLATALTIGAAAPAMAADYLVREPAPRVAVMPAPTGPVTLQQALAIAGDIGLVTVQNTHFDGDQWEIEGRDTYGKWIEVDVDARTGEVRDVDRSIL; the protein is encoded by the coding sequence ATGAAGAACATCATGTGCAAGGCGATGCTGGCGACGGCGCTGACCATCGGCGCGGCGGCGCCGGCAATGGCCGCGGACTATCTGGTGCGCGAGCCGGCGCCGCGGGTGGCCGTGATGCCGGCGCCGACGGGGCCGGTGACCTTGCAGCAGGCGCTGGCGATCGCTGGGGATATCGGCCTGGTCACGGTGCAGAACACCCATTTCGACGGCGACCAGTGGGAGATCGAGGGCCGCGACACCTACGGCAAGTGGATCGAGGTCGATGTCGATGCGCGCACCGGCGAGGTGCGGGATGTCGATCGGTCGATCCTGTAG
- a CDS encoding helix-turn-helix domain-containing protein, whose translation MLQTEITTGTSLRIARNASIAPSPAADPFDVVASCPGVVASEFTFGKDEEIYGEDEPAEYVYQVLSGAVRTYKLLSDGRRQIGAFHLAGDVFGLDSTTAHRLTAEAISATTVRLVRRRSLETAAATNAAVAHSLWKMTAHGLRHAEDHMLLLGRKTALERVATFLLEMDARLVRTGMMALPMGRRDIGDYLGLTLETVSRTFSDLHEKGIVALTGARQVVLRNRPRLASLDA comes from the coding sequence ATGCTGCAGACCGAAATCACCACCGGAACCAGCCTCAGGATCGCACGGAACGCCAGCATCGCACCGTCGCCGGCCGCCGATCCGTTCGACGTGGTGGCGAGCTGCCCCGGCGTCGTCGCCAGCGAATTCACCTTCGGCAAGGACGAGGAAATCTACGGCGAGGACGAGCCCGCCGAGTATGTCTACCAGGTGCTGTCGGGCGCCGTGCGGACCTACAAATTGCTCAGCGACGGCCGCCGCCAGATCGGCGCCTTCCATCTCGCCGGCGATGTGTTCGGCCTCGACAGCACCACCGCCCACCGGCTCACCGCCGAGGCCATCAGCGCCACCACCGTCCGCCTGGTGCGCCGCCGTTCGCTGGAGACCGCCGCGGCGACCAATGCCGCCGTCGCCCACAGCCTGTGGAAGATGACCGCGCACGGTCTGCGCCACGCCGAGGATCACATGCTGCTGCTCGGTCGCAAGACCGCGCTGGAGCGCGTCGCCACCTTCCTCTTGGAAATGGATGCCCGTCTGGTCCGCACCGGCATGATGGCGCTGCCCATGGGCCGCCGCGACATCGGCGACTATCTCGGCCTCACCCTGGAAACCGTCTCGCGCACCTTCTCCGACCTCCACGAGAAGGGCATCGTCGCGCTCACCGGCGCCCGCCAGGTCGTGCTGCGCAACCGCCCCCGCCTCGCCAGCCTCGACGCGTAA
- a CDS encoding response regulator codes for MVYVVDDDVDVLKSLRFLLETEGFDVRTFGSGAALLDNAAEGGIDCLVIDYKMPDIDGIELAQRLRQRSVTAPVVLITGYPDEQIQFKASAAGIARVLLKPHIEDSLVRSVCDAMQAGGGPVRGDLR; via the coding sequence ATGGTGTATGTGGTCGATGATGACGTTGATGTGTTGAAATCGCTACGCTTTCTGCTGGAAACCGAGGGGTTCGACGTGCGCACCTTCGGTAGCGGCGCGGCGCTGCTGGACAATGCCGCCGAGGGCGGCATCGACTGTCTGGTGATCGACTACAAGATGCCCGACATCGACGGCATCGAGCTGGCGCAGCGGCTGCGCCAGCGCAGCGTCACCGCGCCGGTGGTGCTGATCACCGGCTATCCCGACGAGCAGATCCAGTTCAAGGCCTCCGCGGCCGGCATCGCCCGGGTGCTGTTGAAGCCGCATATCGAGGACAGTCTGGTGCGCTCGGTCTGCGATGCCATGCAGGCCGGCGGCGGGCCGGTCCGCGGCGACCTCCGGTAG
- the fixJ gene encoding response regulator FixJ — protein MSQSNRLVYVIDDDPAMRDSLDFLLGAAGFAVRLFENAEAFLGELPGLGAGAGAGCVLTDVRMPGTDGIELLRRLNADSANKLPVIVMTGHGDIPLAVEAMKLGALDFLEKPFEDERLVAVIETALRRNGGGDPAPDHDDMRARLASLSQRELQVMKGLVTGQSNKLIARDYDISPRTVEVYRANVMTKMQAANITDLVRFAMRAGLFDE, from the coding sequence ATGTCGCAGAGTAACCGCCTTGTCTATGTCATCGACGACGATCCGGCGATGCGCGACTCGCTGGATTTCCTGCTCGGCGCCGCCGGCTTTGCGGTCCGGCTGTTCGAAAATGCCGAGGCGTTTCTCGGCGAACTGCCCGGCCTTGGCGCCGGCGCCGGCGCCGGCTGCGTGCTGACCGACGTCCGCATGCCCGGCACCGACGGCATCGAGCTGCTGCGCCGGCTCAATGCCGACAGCGCCAATAAGCTGCCGGTGATTGTCATGACCGGCCATGGCGACATTCCGCTGGCGGTGGAGGCGATGAAGCTGGGCGCGCTGGATTTCCTCGAAAAGCCGTTCGAGGACGAGCGGCTGGTGGCGGTGATCGAGACCGCGCTGCGGCGCAACGGCGGCGGCGATCCGGCGCCGGACCACGACGACATGCGGGCGCGGCTGGCGTCGCTGTCGCAGCGCGAGCTGCAGGTCATGAAGGGCCTGGTCACCGGCCAGTCCAACAAGCTGATCGCGCGCGATTACGACATCAGCCCGCGTACGGTTGAAGTGTACCGTGCCAACGTCATGACCAAGATGCAGGCCGCCAACATCACCGATCTGGTCCGCTTCGCCATGCGCGCCGGGCTTTTTGACGAATGA
- a CDS encoding sensor histidine kinase — MTSADPPFHSETTAPAPRAGQRVGTWRLDPATKRMTCSDTARALFGVPPDREIDLDLFLSGVDDADRGPTAQAIRRCIGGGSHFDAQFRVRRQPDVTHWVHMLGARTVDADGAPHSLDGFVLDIDEDKRLQLALKLRENHFRSILDTAPEAMIVIDERGIIQFFSRAAERQFGYPADEVVGTNIRVLMPEPDRGNHDAYLARYLATGDRHIIGIGRVVTARRKDGELFPMHLTIGEMQSEGRPYFTGFMRDLTEQQQTRVRLQELQSELVHVSRLSAMGEMASALAHELNQPLSAISNYMKGSRRLLAGSIDPNAARIEAALDRASEQAIRAGQIIRRLRNFVLREASEKRIESLARLVEEAAALGLSGAGEQGVTLRFHLDPACDMVHADRVQVQQILVNLFRNALEAMSQTRRRELTVSSAPSADDMVEIAVADTGHGFGVDMPVKLFQPFYTTKESGMGIGLSISRTIVETHGGRMWAGSNDAGGATFFFTLPVASIRETVHVAE; from the coding sequence ATGACGAGCGCCGACCCTCCGTTCCATAGCGAGACCACGGCGCCCGCCCCCAGGGCCGGGCAACGGGTGGGGACGTGGCGCCTCGACCCTGCAACGAAGCGCATGACCTGTTCGGACACCGCGCGGGCGCTGTTCGGCGTTCCGCCGGACCGCGAGATCGATCTCGACCTGTTCCTGTCGGGTGTCGACGATGCCGATCGCGGCCCGACGGCGCAGGCGATCCGGCGCTGCATTGGCGGCGGCAGTCATTTCGACGCGCAGTTCAGGGTGCGGCGGCAGCCGGATGTCACCCATTGGGTCCACATGCTCGGCGCCCGCACGGTCGATGCCGACGGCGCGCCGCACAGCCTCGACGGCTTCGTGCTCGATATCGATGAGGACAAGCGCCTGCAACTGGCGCTCAAGCTGCGCGAGAATCACTTCCGCTCGATTCTCGACACCGCGCCGGAGGCGATGATCGTCATCGACGAGCGCGGCATCATTCAGTTTTTCAGCCGCGCCGCCGAACGGCAGTTCGGCTACCCGGCCGACGAGGTGGTCGGCACCAACATCCGCGTGCTGATGCCGGAGCCGGATCGCGGCAATCACGACGCCTATCTGGCGCGCTATCTGGCCACCGGCGACCGCCACATCATCGGCATCGGCCGTGTCGTCACCGCCCGCCGCAAGGATGGCGAGCTGTTCCCCATGCATCTGACCATCGGCGAGATGCAGTCCGAGGGCCGGCCGTATTTCACCGGCTTCATGCGCGACCTCACCGAACAGCAGCAGACAAGGGTGCGGCTGCAGGAGCTGCAGTCAGAACTGGTCCATGTCTCCAGACTCAGCGCCATGGGCGAGATGGCTTCGGCGCTGGCCCATGAGCTGAACCAGCCGCTGTCGGCGATCAGCAATTACATGAAGGGCTCGCGGCGGCTGCTCGCCGGCAGCATCGATCCCAACGCCGCGCGCATCGAGGCGGCGCTCGACCGCGCCTCGGAGCAGGCGATCCGCGCCGGCCAGATCATCCGCCGGCTGCGCAATTTCGTGCTGCGCGAGGCGTCCGAGAAGCGCATCGAAAGCCTGGCGCGGCTGGTAGAGGAGGCTGCGGCGCTCGGCCTCAGCGGCGCCGGCGAACAGGGCGTGACGCTGCGTTTCCATCTCGATCCGGCCTGCGACATGGTCCATGCCGATCGCGTCCAGGTGCAGCAGATCCTGGTCAACCTGTTCCGCAACGCGCTGGAGGCGATGTCGCAGACTAGGCGCCGCGAGCTCACCGTGTCCAGCGCCCCCTCCGCCGACGACATGGTCGAGATCGCCGTCGCGGACACCGGCCACGGCTTCGGCGTCGACATGCCCGTCAAGCTGTTTCAGCCATTCTACACCACCAAGGAAAGCGGTATGGGCATCGGGCTGTCGATCAGCCGCACCATCGTGGAGACCCATGGCGGCCGGATGTGGGCCGGCAGCAACGACGCCGGCGGGGCCACCTTCTTCTTCACGCTGCCGGTCGCCTCCATCAGGGAAACGGTGCATGTCGCAGAGTAA
- a CDS encoding HAD-IA family hydrolase has product MIQAVIFDFGGVITSSPFEAFARYEAAHGLPADIIRRTNAENHFENAWARFERAELDIDAFDALFAQESAALGAEVRGRDVVALLSGEIRPEMVEALRRIKGAFKTGCITNNLPANAIGSAGGRSLYVAEVMTLFDHVIESAKIGLRKPDPKIYAMMTEALSVDPQNCIYLDDLGVNLKPARAMGMTTIKVTDAVQALNDLEAATGMALR; this is encoded by the coding sequence ATGATCCAGGCGGTCATCTTTGATTTCGGCGGGGTGATCACCTCCTCGCCGTTCGAGGCCTTCGCCCGCTATGAGGCCGCGCACGGCCTGCCCGCCGACATCATCCGTCGCACCAATGCGGAAAACCATTTCGAGAACGCCTGGGCGCGGTTCGAACGTGCCGAGCTCGACATCGATGCCTTCGATGCGCTGTTCGCCCAGGAATCGGCAGCGCTCGGCGCCGAGGTGCGCGGCCGCGACGTGGTGGCGTTGCTGTCCGGCGAAATCCGGCCCGAGATGGTCGAGGCGCTGCGCCGCATCAAGGGCGCCTTCAAGACCGGCTGCATCACCAACAACCTGCCGGCCAATGCCATCGGCAGCGCCGGGGGCCGCTCGCTCTACGTGGCCGAGGTCATGACGCTGTTCGACCATGTCATCGAGTCCGCGAAAATCGGACTGCGCAAGCCGGATCCGAAGATCTACGCGATGATGACCGAAGCGCTGTCGGTCGATCCGCAGAACTGCATCTATCTCGACGACCTCGGCGTCAACCTGAAGCCGGCGCGCGCCATGGGCATGACCACTATCAAGGTGACCGATGCGGTGCAGGCGCTGAATGACCTGGAAGCCGCCACCGGCATGGCGCTGCGCTAG
- a CDS encoding EAL domain-containing protein, protein MISQQVKQQADDPLTRRNSVRWLVITGSILIAIIAGSTAVAIDTFRDRAMQSHQRELENALVLLTRHYEQEFADLERIEKDLSATMRIAGIDSPADFTRQMGSYETHLALKGKINRKATGTINLIGADGWYLNWTSSWPAPKLNVSDRSYFQELTKSLPGSDEEFVQGTVSRITGDWRLVFARRLNGPNGEFLGVVSRAMQPWQFVNFLASISLGKDSVFAVWHEDGTLLARYPQKEGLDGYKVKNQIILDHLKANSEPLTTINVSAVDHQERLTSIRRLNGFPLGLMASIPVDAALADWREQTKLMISAAAAAALIIVSMLFLIIRQIRRQHRAAQTLVTREKQRLDTAINNMNQGLLMFDADARAVVVNQSYLDMYHLPANAIPPGTSFRDAIRHHETNGVFQEGDVDSKCVVLVEEFKKRRAVTVDLHDGRVVHVLSQPIAGGGWVTTHEDITERHRVEERIAHLAHYDTLTDLPNRTLFHELLTQELGWVARGKQCAVIYIDMDEFKSINDSLGHPVGDALLKAVAQRLQGCVRSFDVVARLGGDEFAIVQTDLGDRDETIALVNRIYESIREPFECLGHRLLTDASIGVALAPQDGADIDQLLKNADLAMYSAKADGRRTYRFFEPEMDARIQGRRILEQELHEAIAGGNLTKGGFEVQYQPLLRLSDDAISGCEALLRWRHPVRGMISPAEFIPVAEEIGVIDKIGEWVLDTACREAANWPDDIKISVNVSPVQFRSRTLALKVASVLDRSGLRPQRLELEITEAVLISDDEAALDMLHRLRALGVRIALDDFGTGYSSLSYLHRFPFDKIKIDRCFVTDIAEVNGSPAIVQAVVNIAASRNMTTTAEGVETEAQKQLLRTLGCTEMQGWLFGAALPAAEIRALIARHRGDAAAAQASDFRLKPMAYLAIFAPRAPGTILNEP, encoded by the coding sequence ATGATTTCGCAGCAAGTCAAACAGCAGGCGGACGACCCACTCACCCGTCGCAATTCGGTGCGCTGGCTGGTCATCACCGGATCGATCCTGATCGCCATCATTGCAGGCTCCACTGCCGTCGCCATCGACACATTCCGCGACCGCGCCATGCAATCGCACCAGCGCGAGTTGGAAAACGCCCTGGTCCTGTTGACCCGGCACTACGAACAAGAGTTCGCCGACCTCGAGCGGATTGAGAAGGATCTTTCTGCGACCATGCGGATCGCCGGCATCGACTCGCCCGCCGACTTCACGCGGCAGATGGGAAGCTACGAAACACACTTGGCACTGAAGGGAAAAATCAACCGCAAGGCGACCGGCACCATCAACCTGATCGGCGCCGATGGCTGGTACCTCAACTGGACCTCGTCGTGGCCCGCACCGAAGTTGAATGTCAGCGACCGGAGCTATTTCCAGGAGCTGACAAAGAGCCTGCCCGGCTCCGACGAAGAATTCGTCCAGGGGACCGTGAGCCGCATCACCGGCGACTGGCGACTTGTGTTCGCCCGCCGTCTGAACGGGCCGAATGGCGAGTTCCTCGGTGTCGTGAGCCGTGCCATGCAGCCGTGGCAGTTCGTGAATTTCCTTGCTTCGATTTCACTTGGAAAGGACTCAGTCTTTGCGGTCTGGCATGAAGACGGCACGCTGCTCGCCCGCTATCCGCAAAAGGAAGGCCTGGACGGCTACAAGGTAAAAAACCAGATCATCCTTGATCACCTCAAGGCCAACTCAGAACCGTTGACAACGATCAACGTCAGCGCGGTTGACCATCAGGAACGCCTGACCTCGATCCGGCGTTTGAACGGTTTCCCGCTTGGACTGATGGCCAGCATCCCCGTCGACGCCGCCTTGGCTGACTGGCGCGAGCAGACCAAACTGATGATCTCGGCCGCAGCAGCCGCGGCGCTGATTATCGTCTCGATGCTGTTCCTGATCATTCGTCAGATCCGACGCCAACACCGTGCCGCGCAGACCCTGGTGACGCGGGAAAAGCAGCGGCTCGATACCGCCATCAACAACATGAATCAAGGACTGCTGATGTTCGACGCCGACGCCCGCGCCGTCGTCGTCAACCAGAGCTACCTCGACATGTATCACCTGCCGGCCAACGCGATCCCGCCCGGCACCTCGTTTCGCGACGCCATCAGACATCACGAAACCAATGGCGTCTTTCAAGAAGGCGATGTCGACTCCAAATGCGTCGTCCTGGTGGAGGAGTTCAAGAAAAGGCGAGCTGTCACCGTCGACCTGCACGATGGACGCGTGGTCCACGTGCTCAGCCAGCCGATCGCAGGCGGCGGCTGGGTCACCACCCACGAGGACATCACCGAGCGGCACCGCGTCGAGGAACGCATCGCGCACCTGGCGCACTACGATACGCTGACCGATCTGCCCAACCGCACCCTGTTCCACGAATTGCTGACCCAGGAACTGGGTTGGGTGGCCCGCGGCAAGCAATGCGCCGTGATCTACATCGATATGGACGAATTCAAGAGCATCAACGATTCGCTCGGCCATCCCGTGGGCGATGCGCTGCTGAAGGCGGTGGCGCAACGGCTGCAGGGCTGCGTGCGCAGCTTCGACGTGGTGGCGCGGCTCGGCGGCGACGAATTCGCTATCGTCCAGACCGACCTCGGCGACCGCGACGAGACCATCGCGCTGGTGAATCGGATCTACGAATCCATCCGCGAGCCGTTCGAATGCCTCGGCCATCGCCTGCTCACCGACGCCAGCATCGGCGTCGCGCTGGCTCCCCAGGACGGCGCTGATATCGACCAGCTGTTGAAGAATGCCGACCTGGCGATGTACAGCGCCAAGGCCGACGGCCGTCGCACCTACCGCTTCTTCGAGCCGGAGATGGACGCCCGCATCCAAGGCCGCCGCATCCTCGAGCAGGAACTGCACGAGGCGATCGCCGGCGGCAATCTGACGAAAGGCGGCTTCGAAGTCCAATACCAGCCGCTTTTGCGGCTGAGCGACGACGCGATCAGCGGCTGCGAGGCGCTGCTGCGCTGGCGGCATCCGGTGCGCGGGATGATCTCGCCCGCGGAGTTCATTCCGGTGGCCGAAGAGATCGGCGTTATCGACAAGATCGGCGAGTGGGTGCTCGACACCGCCTGTCGGGAAGCGGCGAACTGGCCCGACGATATCAAGATTTCCGTCAACGTCTCCCCGGTCCAGTTCCGCAGCCGGACGCTGGCGCTCAAGGTCGCCTCAGTGCTCGACCGGTCCGGCCTCCGGCCGCAGCGGCTTGAGCTGGAAATCACCGAGGCGGTGCTGATCTCCGACGACGAGGCAGCGCTCGACATGCTGCACCGGCTGCGCGCGCTCGGTGTGAGGATCGCGCTGGACGATTTCGGCACCGGCTATTCCAGCCTGAGCTACCTGCATCGGTTTCCGTTCGACAAGATCAAGATCGACCGCTGCTTCGTCACCGACATCGCCGAGGTCAATGGCTCGCCGGCAATCGTGCAGGCGGTGGTCAACATCGCCGCGTCGCGCAACATGACCACCACCGCAGAGGGCGTAGAGACCGAAGCGCAGAAGCAGCTGCTACGCACGCTCGGCTGCACCGAGATGCAAGGCTGGCTGTTCGGTGCCGCCCTGCCCGCCGCCGAGATTCGCGCGCTGATCGCGCGCCATCGCGGCGATGCGGCAGCCGCGCAAGCGTCCGATTTCCGACTTAAGCCGATGGCATATCTCGCTATTTTCGCCCCACGCGCACCGGGCACCATTCTGAACGAACCTTAA
- a CDS encoding EAL domain-containing protein, whose product MNVRIRERQLGNALTRRNPVGWLLATGAVAIVAIALATTMAVDSFRARALASSQRELENTLLLLSRHFQQDFSDLKRTEEDLAAFLQSGGIVSAEHFRERMSGPEAHRLLKAKMSTTGTGSINVLDADGHLIGWSTSWPAPVFNFADRTYFQRAKAAPPEADDEIVEPILSRTTGTRKTLFARRLSASNGDFLGVVTRGIEPAQFEAFFASISLGTGTTLALWHQDFTLLARYPQLIEMVGHKAKPDALLAHMKASPEPATMISVSPVDGRERLSSIRRISGFPMALVASVPIDSALADWRAQTRLTITAAALAALLVVGLLSLIIRQVRLQHRASRAQLTLEKQRLDTAVNNMTQGLILFDAESRVVVVNQSYLDMYRLSAGAVRPGSLFRDAVAVRHANGSLKGDIDAYCSQMTLAVDSSTAITADTLDGRVIQILPRSIAGGGWVATHEDITERHHAEDRIAHLAHYDALTDLPNRTLFRNLLDQELTRLPRDRNCAVIYIDMDEFKGINDSLGHPVGDALLQAVAQRLRGCVSSPGVVARLGGDEFAIVQTDLGDRDETVALVARIHEAIREPFECLGHRLLTDASIGIALAPQDGTDIDQLLRNADLAMYGAKADGRRTYRFFEPRMDASIQARRTLEQELREAIADGSFVAGGFEVHYQPLLRLADDAVSGCEALLRWRHPVRGMISPAEFIPIAEEIGVVDEIGEWVLATACAEAANWPDDIKIAVNVSPIQFRSQSLALKVSAALAQSGLCPQRLELEITEAVLIRDDEAALDILHRLRALGVRIALDDFGTGYSSLSYLQRFPFDKIKIDRCFVTDIAEIDGSPAIVQAVVNIAASRNMTTTAEGVETEAQKQLLRALGCTEIQGWLFSPAKPAAEVRALMAHHRANAVAA is encoded by the coding sequence ATGAATGTCCGAATACGGGAACGGCAGCTTGGCAACGCGTTGACACGGCGCAATCCCGTGGGCTGGCTGCTGGCCACCGGCGCAGTGGCCATCGTGGCCATCGCCCTGGCCACCACGATGGCCGTGGACAGTTTCCGCGCGCGCGCATTGGCATCGAGCCAGCGTGAGCTCGAAAACACCCTGCTGCTGCTGTCCCGCCATTTCCAGCAGGACTTCTCCGACCTCAAGCGCACGGAGGAAGATCTCGCCGCCTTCCTGCAATCCGGCGGGATCGTTTCGGCGGAGCACTTCAGAGAGCGGATGAGCGGTCCCGAGGCGCATCGGTTGCTGAAGGCCAAGATGAGCACCACCGGCACCGGCAGCATCAATGTGCTCGACGCCGACGGCCACCTGATCGGCTGGTCGACGTCATGGCCGGCGCCGGTGTTCAACTTCGCCGACCGCACCTATTTCCAGCGCGCGAAAGCCGCTCCGCCCGAAGCCGACGACGAGATTGTCGAGCCGATACTCAGTCGCACCACCGGCACTCGGAAGACGCTGTTCGCCCGCCGGCTGTCGGCGTCGAACGGTGACTTCCTGGGCGTGGTGACGCGGGGCATCGAACCCGCGCAGTTCGAGGCGTTCTTCGCCTCCATCTCGCTCGGCACGGGTACCACGCTGGCGTTGTGGCACCAGGACTTCACGCTGCTGGCGCGCTATCCGCAGCTCATCGAGATGGTCGGGCACAAGGCCAAGCCCGACGCCTTGCTTGCGCACATGAAGGCCAGTCCCGAGCCGGCGACGATGATCAGTGTCAGCCCGGTCGACGGACGCGAGCGGCTCTCCTCGATCCGGCGGATCAGCGGCTTCCCGATGGCACTGGTGGCCAGCGTGCCGATCGACAGCGCGCTGGCGGACTGGCGCGCGCAGACCCGGCTGACGATCACCGCGGCGGCGCTCGCGGCGCTGCTCGTGGTGGGCCTGCTGTCGCTGATCATCCGCCAGGTCAGGCTGCAGCACCGTGCCTCGCGGGCGCAGTTGACGCTGGAGAAGCAGCGGCTCGACACCGCCGTCAACAACATGACCCAGGGACTGATCCTGTTCGACGCAGAGAGCCGCGTCGTCGTGGTCAACCAGAGCTATCTCGACATGTACCGGCTGTCAGCGGGCGCCGTCAGGCCAGGGTCGCTGTTCCGCGACGCGGTGGCGGTGCGCCATGCCAACGGTTCACTCAAGGGCGATATCGACGCCTATTGCTCACAGATGACCCTGGCCGTCGACAGCTCGACCGCCATCACGGCGGATACGCTGGACGGCCGTGTGATCCAGATCCTGCCCCGCTCGATCGCTGGCGGCGGCTGGGTCGCCACCCATGAGGACATCACCGAACGTCACCACGCCGAGGACCGCATCGCGCATCTGGCCCACTACGACGCGCTGACCGATCTGCCGAACCGTACGCTGTTCCGCAACCTGCTCGACCAGGAACTGACGCGGCTGCCGCGCGACCGGAACTGCGCGGTGATCTACATCGACATGGACGAGTTCAAGGGCATCAACGATTCACTCGGCCACCCGGTCGGTGACGCGCTGCTGCAGGCGGTGGCGCAACGGCTGCGGGGCTGCGTGAGCAGTCCGGGCGTGGTGGCGCGACTCGGCGGCGACGAATTCGCCATCGTCCAGACCGACCTCGGCGACCGCGACGAGACCGTCGCGCTGGTGGCACGGATCCATGAAGCCATCCGCGAACCGTTCGAATGCCTCGGCCATCGCCTGCTCACCGACGCCAGCATCGGCATCGCGCTGGCGCCGCAGGACGGCACGGATATCGACCAGCTGTTGAGAAATGCCGATCTGGCGATGTACGGCGCCAAGGCAGATGGCCGCCGCACCTACCGCTTCTTCGAACCGAGGATGGACGCCAGCATCCAGGCGCGCCGCACCCTCGAGCAGGAGTTGCGCGAAGCGATCGCCGACGGCAGCTTCGTCGCGGGCGGCTTCGAAGTCCATTACCAGCCGCTGCTGCGGCTCGCCGACGACGCGGTGTCTGGCTGCGAGGCGCTGCTGCGCTGGCGCCATCCAGTGCGCGGCATGATCTCCCCGGCCGAATTCATTCCGATCGCCGAGGAGATCGGCGTCGTCGACGAGATCGGCGAATGGGTGCTGGCCACCGCCTGCGCGGAAGCGGCCAACTGGCCCGACGATATCAAGATCGCGGTCAACGTCTCGCCTATCCAGTTCCGCAGCCAGTCTCTGGCGCTGAAGGTCTCCGCGGCGCTGGCGCAGTCCGGATTGTGCCCGCAGCGTCTGGAACTGGAGATCACGGAAGCCGTGCTGATCCGCGACGACGAGGCAGCGCTCGACATCCTGCACCGGCTGCGCGCGCTCGGCGTCCGCATCGCGCTGGACGATTTCGGCACCGGCTATTCATCGCTGAGCTATCTGCAGCGCTTCCCGTTCGACAAGATCAAGATCGACCGCTGCTTCGTCACCGACATCGCCGAGATCGACGGCTCGCCGGCGATCGTCCAGGCGGTGGTCAACATCGCCGCGTCGCGCAACATGACCACCACCGCGGAGGGCGTCGAAACCGAAGCGCAGAAGCAGCTGCTGCGCGCGCTCGGCTGCACCGAGATTCAGGGCTGGCTGTTCAGCCCCGCGAAACCTGCCGCCGAGGTGCGCGCACTGATGGCGCACCATCGCGCGAATGCGGTAGCGGCGTAG